The Desulfovibrio sp. G11 region GCTGTTGTCGGCGCTTACATCCTTGGCGCGCACCATGCCGCGTACCACCATATACTCTGTTTCCTCGTTGACGCGAATTTCCCTCGCACCCTCGATCTGTAACAGGCCGCCGGGCAGCACACGGATGACACGCGCCGCCAGAGAGGTTGTCACGTAATTTTCACGCTTGGTCTTGCCTGTGCCGGACAGATCACTGGTAGAAGACGTAGTCAGGGCCGGTGTTCCCACCCTGTTGGTCGGGCCTAACCCCAGGAAGGGAATAAATCCGTGCGATCCCTGCCCCATAAGCGCGCCCACCTGGTAATCGTTGGCGCCCTTTTTATTGGCGGTGGTTTCGGCCTTGTTCTGCGCCTTGGTGTTTTCCACCAGTTTAACCACGACAATATCGCCTACCCTGCGGGCGCGGCTGTCGGAGAAAAGCGTATCCTGCTCACTGGCCGCAAAAAGAGAGCCGGGATTGTCAGGCCCGTTGGCCTCCTGCCTGTATTCCTGCGGATCGACAACCGGTTGCTGCAGGGCCGGATGTTTGCGCGGTCCGCCGCCGCAAGCGGCACACAGCGCAAAAGCCAGCGCCATGACGGGGATGATGTGACGTGCCTGCATATGCTCCTCTCCTTCAATAACCGCGTCCGGCCGCGTTCGGCGTAACGTCTAGTTTATCTCAACGGTATTGCCGTTTTTGACAATGCCGAAGACCTGTTTTTTAGTTTGCAAGTTCCGCACCGGAATGGTGGCCCCCGGTTCGCCGTCAGCCAGCGCCTGCGCCTGCGTGGTTATACGCAGATTGCCTCTGGAAAATATGAGGGACACCACATCGCCGCGCTTGACCATAAGCTGACTTGCAAGATCGCTCTGCAATATGGGATCGCCCGCATTGATGGCGCGCACAAGCTGCCACGGGCCTCCGCGCCCGTCCCAGGGCAGATCGCGCAACTGGCCCGCGTTGACGCGCATAAAGGTCACGCTTTGCGCTGAGAGGGCGTCGCCCTTGTTCATTGACTGGGCCGCCGTAGGTACCGTGAGCCATAATGACAGCGTGGCCGTGCCCGCCACCCGGCGCAGCACCGTACCGTCAGCCTCCTGTACGGCAAAGCGCAGGGGTACGCGCCCGGGAGCAAGCTTGCCCGGCTCAAGCTGAACCTGCTGCTGGCTGTGGGCAAGAAAAATGTATTCCGGCAGCCTGAAATCGGTAAGTTCCGCCTCACCCGGCATGGCCGCCAGTTGTGGAGTCAGGCTTTTGACAACGTAATTGCGCAGGTCATCCTCACGAAAAACCAGACCGCCGCGCTGAATGACGAGCGATGTTGGCAGGATACAGCGCCCGGCCATGTCCGGTCCCAGAGCCTGCCGCAAGGCCTGTGACAGGCGCGAGCGGTTGATCTGTAAAGGTTTGCCTTCTTCCGGCGGCGCTTCCCAT contains the following coding sequences:
- a CDS encoding flagellar basal body L-ring protein FlgH, translated to MQARHIIPVMALAFALCAACGGGPRKHPALQQPVVDPQEYRQEANGPDNPGSLFAASEQDTLFSDSRARRVGDIVVVKLVENTKAQNKAETTANKKGANDYQVGALMGQGSHGFIPFLGLGPTNRVGTPALTTSSTSDLSGTGKTKRENYVTTSLAARVIRVLPGGLLQIEGAREIRVNEETEYMVVRGMVRAKDVSADNSVLSTQIADASIEYYGRGVLADKQKPGWFTRLMDNIWPF
- the flgA gene encoding flagellar basal body P-ring formation chaperone FlgA, coding for MISQAAYISLAAIGAGRKAPSALVALWGILLALALACLWPAGTAQAAGGVPQAVWQDNDRNHRRSPPQVKNQLRPPQVRAGQLPLAPEAHDARTARTGTQLAAGDAPVAQEGQLSLLGQGDWRLKIVPAAVSNGSMVLLGDIAVLLGQMDPAQWEGLRATPLWEAPPEEGKPLQINRSRLSQALRQALGPDMAGRCILPTSLVIQRGGLVFREDDLRNYVVKSLTPQLAAMPGEAELTDFRLPEYIFLAHSQQQVQLEPGKLAPGRVPLRFAVQEADGTVLRRVAGTATLSLWLTVPTAAQSMNKGDALSAQSVTFMRVNAGQLRDLPWDGRGGPWQLVRAINAGDPILQSDLASQLMVKRGDVVSLIFSRGNLRITTQAQALADGEPGATIPVRNLQTKKQVFGIVKNGNTVEIN